From a region of the Corallococcus coralloides DSM 2259 genome:
- a CDS encoding acyltransferase family protein translates to MKGFGPSLSFRQTRHPALDGARGLAVLAMVMGHTLDALLAPAFRDHPWVQEYWKLRGITAPLFLLVSGWAVVMALGTKPGAAKDSFGRRFRRALLLVFLGYLLHWPGWGAVRELGFSDAMLRKVFQFDALQCIGAALLLGAMALVVTPHRGARALLLGGLAVGIPLASAGMWSAGAHLPVPLQQFIGNGEGSRFPFFPWAGFFFAGAFAAHGLHLLKPGLPQGFSLLALGGALLALTRWVPVEWTPTSPTMVMYRVAQGLLVLGVVNLLPQRVSGLLAPLGRLSLWIYVLHLPVVYGWADIAGLAQRIGPRLGIAAALGVSVALLVGCYLVARLGRWVREQARPWRAGSTTLGASVGTARLGQ, encoded by the coding sequence TTGAAAGGATTCGGTCCCTCGCTCAGCTTCCGGCAGACCCGGCACCCCGCGTTGGATGGCGCGCGCGGGCTGGCCGTGCTCGCCATGGTGATGGGTCACACGCTGGACGCGCTGCTGGCGCCCGCGTTCCGGGACCATCCGTGGGTCCAGGAGTACTGGAAGCTCCGGGGCATCACCGCGCCGCTGTTCCTGCTGGTGAGCGGCTGGGCGGTGGTGATGGCGCTGGGCACGAAGCCGGGCGCCGCGAAGGACTCCTTCGGCCGCCGGTTCCGCCGCGCGCTGCTGCTGGTCTTCCTGGGCTACCTGCTGCACTGGCCGGGCTGGGGCGCGGTGCGCGAGCTGGGCTTCTCCGACGCCATGTTGCGCAAGGTGTTCCAGTTCGACGCGCTCCAGTGCATTGGCGCGGCGCTGCTCCTGGGCGCGATGGCGCTGGTGGTGACGCCGCACCGGGGCGCCCGGGCGCTGCTGTTGGGCGGGCTGGCGGTGGGCATCCCCCTGGCGAGCGCCGGGATGTGGAGCGCGGGCGCGCACCTGCCGGTGCCGCTGCAGCAGTTCATTGGCAATGGCGAGGGCAGCCGCTTCCCGTTCTTCCCCTGGGCGGGCTTCTTCTTCGCGGGCGCGTTCGCCGCGCACGGGCTGCACCTGCTCAAGCCGGGCCTGCCGCAGGGCTTCTCCCTGCTCGCGCTGGGCGGAGCGCTGCTGGCGCTCACCCGTTGGGTGCCCGTGGAGTGGACGCCCACCAGTCCCACGATGGTGATGTACCGCGTGGCGCAGGGCCTGCTGGTGCTGGGCGTCGTGAACCTGCTGCCGCAGCGGGTGAGCGGCCTGCTGGCGCCGCTGGGACGGCTGTCGCTGTGGATCTACGTGCTGCACCTGCCGGTGGTGTACGGCTGGGCGGACATCGCGGGCCTCGCGCAGCGCATCGGTCCCCGGCTGGGCATCGCGGCGGCGCTGGGTGTGTCCGTGGCGCTGCTGGTGGGCTGCTACCTCGTCGCCCGGCTGGGCCGCTGGGTCCGCGAGCAGGCCCGTCCCTGGCGCGCCGGCTCCACCACGCTGGGCGCCAGCGTCGGCACCGCGCGCCTGGGCCAGTAG
- a CDS encoding cytochrome-c peroxidase, which yields MTRNRLLLGFTLSALGLGALSGCERSPEKAPEAKPPAPAPVAEQAPAPKPSEPDAAAVAKLASHFFQAPRNRAPLPEDTAEQVALGRMLFHEPRLSKNHDVSCNSCHGLDTYGVDNKALSEGHKKQKGSRNSPTVYNAAHHIAQFWDGRAATLEAQAEGPMMNPVEMAMPDAKRVEATLASIPEYSTRFRAAFPKGGKPVTLANAARALAAFERTLTTSSRFDRFLAGEHAALSAQEQRGLEAFVTTGCTTCHNGPAVGGASFQKLGLVEAYPALTDAGRFDATKNEDDRGYFRVPTLRDVEMTGPYLHDGSVKDLPTMVRLMGRYQLGRTLKDGEVDDLVAFLKSLTGELPPAERISAPPLPPSTKRTPKPDPS from the coding sequence ATGACGCGAAATCGACTGCTGCTCGGGTTCACGCTGTCCGCGTTGGGCCTTGGCGCGCTCTCCGGTTGTGAGCGCTCGCCTGAAAAGGCTCCGGAGGCGAAGCCGCCCGCGCCCGCTCCGGTGGCGGAGCAGGCCCCGGCCCCGAAGCCTTCGGAGCCGGATGCCGCGGCGGTGGCGAAGCTGGCGTCGCACTTCTTCCAGGCGCCTCGCAACCGGGCCCCGCTGCCCGAGGACACCGCGGAGCAGGTGGCCCTGGGGCGCATGCTCTTCCACGAGCCCCGCCTGTCGAAGAACCACGACGTGTCCTGCAACAGCTGCCACGGCCTGGACACCTACGGCGTGGACAACAAGGCGCTGTCGGAAGGGCACAAGAAGCAGAAGGGCAGCCGCAACTCGCCCACCGTCTACAACGCGGCCCACCACATCGCGCAGTTCTGGGACGGCCGCGCCGCCACGCTGGAGGCCCAGGCGGAAGGGCCGATGATGAACCCGGTGGAGATGGCCATGCCGGACGCGAAGCGCGTCGAGGCCACGCTGGCCTCCATCCCCGAGTACTCCACGCGCTTCCGCGCCGCCTTCCCCAAGGGGGGCAAGCCCGTCACGTTGGCGAACGCCGCCCGGGCGCTGGCCGCCTTCGAGCGCACGCTCACCACGTCGTCGCGCTTCGACCGCTTCCTCGCGGGGGAGCACGCGGCCCTGAGCGCGCAGGAGCAGCGCGGCCTGGAGGCCTTCGTCACCACCGGCTGCACCACGTGCCACAATGGCCCGGCGGTGGGCGGCGCGTCGTTCCAGAAGCTGGGGCTGGTGGAGGCGTACCCGGCCCTCACCGACGCGGGCCGCTTCGACGCGACGAAGAACGAGGACGACCGGGGCTACTTCCGCGTGCCCACCCTGCGCGACGTGGAGATGACCGGGCCCTACCTGCACGACGGCAGCGTGAAGGACCTGCCCACCATGGTGCGCCTGATGGGCCGCTACCAGCTGGGCCGCACACTGAAGGACGGCGAGGTGGACGACCTGGTGGCCTTCCTCAAGAGCCTCACCGGGGAGCTGCCCCCCGCCGAGCGCATCTCCGCGCCGCCCCTGCCCCCCAGCACGAAGCGCACGCCCAAGCCGGACCCGTCGTAG
- a CDS encoding chondroitinase-B domain-containing protein gives MRTLSLTLLLLPLTGSAAVKSISTVAELQTALSSAKAGDELVLEDGTYTFNANLTCAAEGTQAAPIIVRAKNRHAALIRFNAQEGFKVSGRYWTFDGLTVEGICANDQNCEHAFHVTGHAENFVLRNSRVRDFNSQLKANATQNGSGVWEMPHRGLIENNEIYDTHARVTSTPVNKLNIDTGDDWVVRDNELHDFSRKGGISYGAFMKSGGKRGLFERNRVLCVKDFPAGDTRIGLSFGGGGTGNQYCAPAFDPAVPCSPEHTDGIIRNNIVANCSDVAVYLNKAANTRVLFNTFVGTTGVDYRYAASTGEAFGNVLTGVIRNRDSATGTQSSNRSNVTTTTFASWYVAPLKGDLTLKGDVSSLIGAAARNTLAPEDFCARARPASATQGALEHSLGDCPANTGGGTDAGTGGTTDAGTGTMDAGVVPDAGPEQNPSGDEDEDEDGGCSASPGLLPALLGLLVPLALRRRARR, from the coding sequence TTGAGAACCCTTTCCCTCACCCTGCTCCTGTTGCCCCTGACGGGCAGCGCGGCCGTGAAGAGCATCTCCACCGTGGCCGAGCTCCAGACCGCGCTTTCGTCCGCCAAGGCCGGCGACGAGCTCGTCCTGGAAGACGGCACGTACACCTTCAACGCGAACCTCACCTGCGCCGCGGAGGGCACCCAGGCCGCGCCCATCATCGTGCGCGCGAAGAACCGCCACGCGGCCCTCATCCGCTTCAACGCGCAGGAGGGCTTCAAGGTGTCCGGCCGGTACTGGACCTTCGACGGGCTCACGGTGGAGGGCATCTGCGCGAACGACCAGAACTGTGAGCACGCCTTCCACGTCACCGGCCACGCGGAGAACTTCGTCCTGCGCAACAGCCGCGTGCGCGACTTCAACTCGCAGCTCAAGGCGAACGCGACGCAGAACGGCAGCGGCGTGTGGGAGATGCCGCACCGGGGTCTCATCGAGAACAACGAAATCTACGACACGCACGCGCGCGTGACGTCCACGCCCGTCAACAAGCTGAACATCGACACCGGCGATGACTGGGTGGTCCGCGACAACGAGCTGCACGACTTCTCCAGGAAGGGCGGCATCTCCTACGGCGCCTTCATGAAGAGCGGCGGCAAGCGCGGCCTCTTCGAGCGCAACCGCGTCCTGTGCGTGAAGGACTTTCCCGCGGGGGACACGCGCATCGGCCTGTCCTTCGGCGGTGGCGGCACCGGCAATCAGTACTGCGCGCCGGCCTTCGACCCGGCCGTGCCGTGCTCGCCGGAGCACACGGACGGAATCATCCGCAACAACATCGTGGCCAACTGCTCGGACGTCGCGGTGTACCTGAACAAGGCCGCGAACACGCGCGTGCTGTTCAACACGTTCGTCGGCACGACGGGCGTGGACTACCGCTACGCCGCGTCCACCGGTGAGGCCTTTGGCAACGTCCTGACGGGCGTCATCCGCAACCGCGACAGCGCCACCGGCACCCAGAGCTCGAACCGCTCGAACGTGACCACCACCACCTTCGCGTCCTGGTACGTGGCGCCGCTCAAGGGCGACCTGACGCTCAAGGGCGACGTGTCGTCGCTCATCGGCGCGGCCGCGCGGAACACGCTGGCGCCGGAGGACTTCTGCGCGCGCGCCCGGCCCGCCTCGGCCACGCAGGGAGCGCTGGAGCACTCGCTGGGTGACTGCCCCGCGAACACGGGCGGCGGCACGGACGCGGGCACCGGCGGCACCACGGACGCGGGCACCGGCACCATGGACGCAGGCGTCGTTCCGGACGCGGGCCCCGAGCAGAACCCGTCCGGGGATGAGGACGAGGACGAGGACGGCGGTTGCAGCGCGAGCCCCGGCCTGCTGCCCGCGCTCCTCGGGCTGCTCGTGCCCCTGGCCCTGCGCCGGCGCGCCCGTCGCTAG
- a CDS encoding tRNA-uridine aminocarboxypropyltransferase, producing MRTFCIKCLRPESACYCAHVPQLQTRTRVVFLQHPRERRVAIGTARMAHLSLTNSELHRGVDFTGHARLEELAKNPERVAVLFPGEDAITVEEAQANPPETLIVVDGTWPQAKKVVMRNPVLAALPRIGFVPRRPSNYRIRAEPADHCVSTIEAVAEILGQLEGKPEYFDRMLGAFEFMVDTQLERQETRTGPNRRRIYKSEWRPPLELRSLAEASDRLVLFYAEANAHPLESGIPPELVHLVAVRYATGERFEAVIAPEQPLAHSTSLHVELPEEELRAGEPRAQALARFEAFLRPDDELTVWTTFALDLLWSSGLARRTARNVRLATARALKGKAGGVEQAVGLLKSPEVAAWARGRAGRRISALESVTRELVARGNATEPPAKLPRTGSEG from the coding sequence GTGCGTACCTTCTGCATCAAGTGTCTGCGTCCTGAAAGCGCGTGCTACTGCGCGCACGTCCCCCAGCTCCAGACGCGCACGCGCGTGGTGTTCCTCCAGCATCCGAGGGAGCGGCGCGTGGCCATTGGCACGGCGCGCATGGCGCACCTGTCGCTGACCAACTCGGAGCTGCACCGGGGCGTGGACTTCACGGGCCACGCGCGGCTGGAGGAGCTGGCGAAGAACCCCGAGCGCGTCGCGGTGCTCTTTCCGGGGGAGGACGCCATCACCGTGGAAGAGGCGCAGGCGAACCCGCCAGAGACGCTCATCGTCGTGGACGGCACCTGGCCGCAGGCGAAGAAGGTGGTGATGCGCAACCCGGTGCTCGCGGCGCTGCCGCGTATCGGCTTCGTGCCCCGCCGCCCGAGCAACTACCGCATCCGCGCGGAGCCGGCGGACCACTGCGTCTCCACCATCGAGGCGGTGGCGGAGATCCTGGGCCAGCTGGAGGGCAAGCCCGAGTACTTCGACCGCATGCTGGGCGCGTTCGAGTTCATGGTGGACACGCAGCTGGAGCGGCAGGAGACGCGCACGGGGCCCAACCGCCGCCGCATCTACAAGAGCGAGTGGCGCCCGCCGCTGGAGCTGCGCTCGCTGGCGGAGGCCTCGGACCGGCTGGTCCTCTTCTACGCGGAGGCGAACGCGCACCCGCTGGAGTCGGGCATCCCGCCGGAGCTGGTGCACCTGGTGGCGGTCCGCTACGCCACGGGCGAGCGCTTCGAGGCGGTCATCGCGCCGGAGCAGCCGCTCGCGCACAGCACGTCGCTGCACGTGGAGCTGCCGGAGGAGGAGCTGCGCGCCGGTGAGCCGCGTGCCCAGGCGCTGGCCCGCTTCGAGGCGTTCCTGCGCCCGGACGACGAGCTGACGGTGTGGACCACGTTCGCCCTGGATCTGCTGTGGAGCAGCGGCCTGGCGCGCAGGACCGCGCGCAACGTGCGGCTGGCCACGGCGCGGGCGCTCAAGGGCAAGGCGGGCGGCGTGGAGCAGGCGGTGGGGCTGCTCAAGTCGCCGGAGGTGGCGGCGTGGGCCCGGGGCCGCGCGGGCCGCCGCATCAGCGCGCTGGAGTCCGTGACGCGCGAGCTGGTGGCGCGTGGCAACGCGACCGAGCCGCCCGCGAAGCTGCCGCGCACCGGCTCCGAGGGCTGA